A single region of the Psychrobacter alimentarius genome encodes:
- a CDS encoding acyl-CoA dehydrogenase C-terminal domain-containing protein, with protein MQYKAPLRDIQFVMHELLDSESHYKTLPAFQEADRELMDSLFEMAASFAENELSPLNQSGDAEGCQFNNGVVTTPKGFKEAYKAFCELGFPALSAEEEFGGQNMPFSLSTVINEMVGTANWSFSMYPGLSHGAIQTIEHHGTDEQKQTYLEKMVTGEWSGTMCLTEAHAGSDLGIIRTKAEPKEDGTYSITGQKIFISAGEHDLTDNIIHIVLARLPGAPAGTKGISLFIVPKVMVNEDNSLGENNSVVCGSIEHKMGIKASATCVMNFDGATGYLIGPENRGLQCMFTFMNVARIGTAVQGLTAAEYAFQGSLTYAKDRLAMRSLSGAKAPDKVADPIIVHPAVRNMLLTEKAFAEGGRALVYYLSHFADTVAKGEGDALKFADQMLSLLTPIAKAFLTETGLEAANHGVQVYGGHGFISEWGMEQNVRDTRIACLYEGTTEIQALDLLGRKVLGSQGKLLANFVQIIQKFCQENKDNDEMGQFIRPLAKHIKEWGDLTSRIGMQATENPDAVGGAAVDYMYFSGYVTLAYLWARMALVAQTAIADGTGEKAFYDAKIKTAQFYFAKLLPRTTTHVQRISTGVEPYMSMDVDQFVF; from the coding sequence ATGCAATACAAAGCACCCTTACGTGATATTCAATTCGTTATGCATGAACTACTTGATAGTGAAAGCCATTATAAAACCTTGCCCGCGTTTCAAGAAGCTGACCGTGAATTGATGGACAGCTTATTTGAGATGGCGGCAAGCTTCGCTGAAAACGAGCTGTCACCATTGAACCAAAGCGGTGATGCTGAAGGTTGTCAATTTAATAATGGCGTCGTGACTACCCCAAAAGGTTTTAAAGAAGCATATAAAGCGTTTTGTGAGCTTGGGTTCCCAGCTTTGTCTGCTGAAGAAGAATTTGGTGGTCAAAACATGCCATTTTCATTATCTACAGTCATCAATGAGATGGTTGGCACCGCTAACTGGTCATTTTCTATGTACCCTGGCCTATCGCATGGCGCTATTCAAACCATCGAGCATCATGGTACTGATGAGCAAAAACAAACGTATTTAGAAAAAATGGTCACTGGCGAATGGTCAGGCACCATGTGTTTGACTGAAGCCCATGCAGGTTCTGACTTAGGTATTATTCGTACCAAAGCTGAGCCTAAAGAAGATGGCACCTATAGCATCACTGGTCAAAAAATCTTTATTTCAGCAGGTGAGCATGATTTAACAGACAACATCATTCATATTGTATTGGCTCGTCTACCAGGCGCACCTGCCGGCACAAAAGGTATCTCACTGTTTATCGTACCCAAAGTCATGGTCAATGAAGACAACAGCTTAGGCGAAAACAATAGCGTGGTTTGTGGCTCTATTGAGCATAAAATGGGCATCAAAGCCTCTGCTACTTGTGTCATGAATTTCGATGGCGCAACGGGGTATTTGATTGGACCAGAAAACCGTGGTTTACAGTGCATGTTCACCTTTATGAACGTTGCTCGTATTGGTACAGCCGTTCAAGGTCTTACGGCTGCAGAGTATGCATTCCAAGGTTCACTGACTTATGCAAAAGATCGTTTAGCGATGCGCTCACTTTCAGGTGCAAAAGCGCCAGACAAAGTAGCAGATCCTATCATCGTTCACCCTGCCGTTCGCAACATGCTATTGACGGAAAAAGCCTTTGCAGAAGGTGGTCGTGCATTGGTTTATTACCTCTCACACTTTGCTGATACTGTGGCAAAAGGCGAAGGCGATGCGCTTAAGTTCGCTGACCAAATGTTGTCATTATTAACCCCCATTGCCAAAGCGTTCTTAACAGAAACTGGACTAGAAGCGGCAAACCATGGCGTGCAAGTATACGGTGGTCATGGGTTTATCAGTGAATGGGGTATGGAACAAAACGTCCGTGATACTCGCATTGCTTGTCTGTACGAAGGTACGACTGAAATCCAAGCACTGGATCTATTAGGCCGTAAAGTCTTGGGCTCACAAGGCAAGCTACTCGCAAATTTTGTACAAATCATTCAAAAATTCTGTCAAGAAAACAAAGACAATGATGAGATGGGTCAATTCATTCGTCCACTTGCCAAGCATATCAAAGAATGGGGCGATCTAACGTCACGTATCGGTATGCAAGCCACTGAAAACCCAGATGCTGTCGGCGGCGCTGCAGTTGACTATATGTACTTCAGTGGTTATGTGACTCTTGCTTACCTATGGGCGCGTATGGCACTCGTTGCTCAAACGGCTATCGCAGATGGGACTGGCGAAAAAGCATTTTATGATGCCAAGATTAAAACAGCGCAGTTCTACTTCGCTAAGTTATTGCCACGCACCACAACACATGTACAGCGTATCAGTACGGGTGTTGAGCCATACATGAGTATGGACGTGGATCAGTTTGTTTTTTAA
- a CDS encoding acyl-CoA dehydrogenase C-terminal domain-containing protein, which translates to MAVYNAPLNDMRFMLKDVFKAPEFWQNNENLAHVDMETVDMILEEMAKLSKNILLPINRSGDEEGATFEGNGVVTTPTGFKEAYKQYADSGWVGLSGNAEYGGQGFPKMVTMLTEEMVFTANQSFALYPNLTVGATLCLNAAASEEQKQTYLEKMYSGEWSGTMCLTEPHAGTDLGIIKTKAVPNDDGSYDISGTKIFITGGEHDLTDNIIHLVLAKTPNAPEGSKGISLFVVPKFLVNEDGSLGARNTLAVGSIEHKMGIKASATCVMNFDNAKGWMVGEENTGLSSMFIMMNYERVTMGLQGLGGSELAYQNAALYANDRGQGRSDTQLQSPEKPADAIIHHADVRRMLLNAKANTEASRCFAMYVAKSLDEEKFSTDPEAAQAAAARVALLTPVAKAFLTDKALEATVDCQQVFGGHGYIREWGMEQIVRDTRIAQIYEGTNGIQALDLLGRKVAKNNGKYVMHFLGEIRDFVNNMQADHGIKQATLEAADTIEALTKTVLSNISERKNEINGCAVDYMHAFGYLAYSYMFALMVEAANGKEGDFYTNKAKLADYFVGRILPRIDAHAKMVQAGSDPMMNFDLDYFDVPAS; encoded by the coding sequence ATGGCTGTTTATAATGCCCCTCTGAATGACATGCGCTTTATGTTAAAGGACGTCTTTAAAGCGCCAGAATTTTGGCAAAACAACGAAAACTTAGCGCATGTTGACATGGAAACGGTCGATATGATTTTGGAAGAAATGGCAAAACTGTCAAAAAACATTTTATTACCTATCAATCGTAGCGGCGACGAAGAAGGCGCAACTTTTGAAGGTAATGGCGTGGTCACCACCCCTACTGGATTTAAAGAAGCCTATAAGCAATATGCAGACTCAGGCTGGGTTGGTTTAAGTGGTAATGCTGAATATGGCGGTCAAGGTTTCCCCAAAATGGTCACCATGTTGACCGAAGAGATGGTATTCACGGCCAACCAATCGTTTGCGCTTTATCCAAATTTGACAGTTGGGGCCACGCTTTGTCTCAATGCAGCCGCTTCTGAAGAACAAAAACAGACTTATCTAGAAAAAATGTACAGTGGCGAATGGTCTGGCACTATGTGTTTGACAGAACCACATGCAGGTACGGATCTAGGTATCATCAAAACCAAAGCCGTCCCAAACGATGATGGTAGCTACGATATTTCTGGTACCAAAATTTTTATCACAGGCGGTGAGCACGATCTGACTGACAATATCATTCATTTGGTACTGGCAAAAACACCCAATGCGCCAGAAGGATCAAAAGGCATCTCACTTTTTGTTGTACCAAAATTTTTGGTAAACGAAGACGGTAGCTTAGGCGCGCGCAATACGTTAGCCGTCGGTTCTATCGAGCATAAAATGGGCATCAAAGCCTCTGCTACGTGTGTCATGAATTTCGACAACGCTAAAGGCTGGATGGTTGGTGAAGAAAACACAGGTCTGTCATCAATGTTCATTATGATGAACTATGAACGTGTCACCATGGGCTTGCAAGGTCTTGGTGGCTCAGAGCTGGCTTATCAAAATGCAGCTTTATATGCCAATGACCGTGGTCAAGGACGCAGTGATACTCAGCTACAAAGCCCAGAAAAACCAGCCGATGCGATTATTCATCATGCTGACGTTCGCCGTATGCTATTAAACGCTAAAGCCAACACCGAAGCATCACGTTGTTTTGCGATGTATGTGGCCAAAAGCCTTGATGAAGAAAAATTTAGTACTGACCCTGAAGCTGCTCAAGCTGCTGCTGCGCGCGTTGCCCTACTCACACCAGTGGCTAAAGCCTTCTTAACAGACAAAGCACTTGAAGCCACCGTAGATTGCCAGCAAGTCTTTGGTGGGCACGGCTATATACGCGAATGGGGTATGGAGCAAATCGTTCGTGATACCCGCATTGCCCAGATTTATGAAGGCACAAACGGTATCCAAGCACTTGATTTGCTGGGTCGTAAAGTGGCAAAAAACAACGGTAAATATGTCATGCATTTCTTAGGTGAAATTCGTGATTTTGTGAATAATATGCAAGCCGATCATGGTATCAAACAAGCCACACTTGAGGCTGCAGATACGATTGAAGCTCTAACCAAAACGGTTCTTAGCAATATTAGTGAACGTAAAAACGAGATCAATGGTTGTGCAGTTGATTATATGCATGCCTTTGGTTACCTTGCTTATTCGTACATGTTTGCGTTGATGGTAGAGGCAGCCAACGGTAAAGAAGGTGATTTTTATACCAATAAAGCCAAACTTGCTGATTACTTCGTTGGCCGTATTTTGCCACGTATCGATGCGCATGCAAAAATGGTGCAGGCTGGTAGTGATCCAATGATGAATTTTGATCTTGATTATTTCGATGTTCCTGCTAGCTAA
- a CDS encoding site-specific recombinase: protein MSELKRILQQITALSDVPDPAVLKRLIDELRVSEKETALANEKIQSLIDILRQHPEYGDGLSSFVLKLIIQYRQISLYTDTGIMSDQGFFNSLRRLIGHRFLPLLPQDDSVVELAGYLFNKRSDEKWLANIEKEKWDELVSLIRVEEKHLDLVATAKNSILNAIIILSYRISGIGLHPDLMESYPQILNYSASFVAQNQEAVLFVNQYRQAHELDSLTDITPEQAVDPAPLLVMVEQCEDIVATVRKRIYKTGISIRLTNMMLRLDQSLQRMRILTALLTESHQNRDRAVIELIQTLITTSNRRYSIGYLIDNNTKLLSRKVTENASRVGEHYISTDRAGYRQMFKKASIGGFVIAFMATLKIITYQLALAPMGRAFLNSMIYGLGFVFIHVIRGTVATKQPAMTAAAIASTISESSGKKSHQLTKLSELIVDILRTQFIAIMGNVMLAIPVALIISFAWLQYTGAPMIGSEKAGHLLHDLDPFHSLALPHAAIAGVYLFLAGLIAGYYDNLAVYNHVGARIQRHRLLKAILPEPWLKRLGGFVEANLGAIMGNFLFGVFLGSTATIGFIFGLPIDIRHIAFASANLAHGLFNLSADQVSWNVILLSILGVALIGMVNLIVSFSLALFVALRSKEVRFFEWGRLTKLIFGHIISHPSDFFWPRDKPMKYARIDSQGHMIFDDSTAVQKGSKAIPSNYVVRRLSDVRVIPKSQQASSQGSQTNTDIHYDNQPKGDAVQPHTSPTKVVDLDDGLVDEELNSSPYTDDIQYDKATKTLNTSNSDNPELTGDEVEPTSLDSKVTGDAKTPLPKPKKPPKLPS, encoded by the coding sequence GTGTCAGAATTAAAACGCATTTTACAGCAGATTACAGCCCTGAGTGATGTGCCCGATCCTGCGGTACTCAAACGCTTAATAGATGAGCTGCGGGTGAGTGAAAAAGAAACCGCGTTAGCCAATGAAAAAATTCAGTCTTTGATTGATATTCTTCGTCAACATCCAGAATATGGAGATGGGTTATCAAGTTTTGTTTTAAAATTAATCATTCAATACCGTCAAATCTCACTCTATACTGATACTGGCATTATGTCAGATCAGGGGTTTTTTAACAGCTTACGTCGCTTAATTGGTCATCGATTTTTACCGCTATTACCTCAAGATGACTCCGTTGTCGAACTGGCCGGTTACTTGTTCAATAAGCGCTCTGATGAGAAGTGGCTTGCCAATATCGAGAAAGAAAAGTGGGATGAGCTGGTTTCATTAATCAGAGTAGAAGAAAAGCACTTAGACTTAGTTGCCACGGCAAAAAACAGCATTTTAAATGCGATTATTATCTTATCTTATCGAATCAGCGGTATTGGTTTACATCCTGATTTGATGGAGTCTTATCCGCAAATATTGAATTACTCTGCATCTTTTGTGGCTCAAAATCAAGAAGCGGTGCTGTTCGTCAACCAATATAGACAAGCACATGAACTCGATAGCTTGACGGATATTACACCTGAGCAGGCTGTCGATCCTGCTCCTTTATTAGTGATGGTTGAGCAGTGTGAAGATATTGTTGCCACTGTCCGAAAACGCATCTACAAGACAGGCATCTCTATTCGCCTGACTAATATGATGCTGCGATTGGATCAAAGCTTACAACGCATGCGCATCTTGACGGCGCTACTGACAGAAAGTCATCAAAACCGTGATCGTGCAGTGATTGAGCTGATTCAAACCCTGATTACGACTTCCAATCGCCGCTACAGTATTGGCTATTTGATCGATAACAATACCAAACTGCTCTCACGTAAAGTCACTGAAAATGCCAGTCGCGTTGGTGAACACTATATCAGTACCGATAGAGCTGGTTATCGCCAAATGTTCAAAAAGGCCTCTATCGGCGGGTTTGTCATCGCGTTTATGGCTACCTTGAAAATAATCACGTACCAGTTGGCGCTTGCACCCATGGGTCGTGCCTTCCTTAATAGTATGATTTATGGATTGGGTTTCGTATTTATCCATGTCATTCGAGGTACGGTGGCGACCAAACAGCCAGCGATGACAGCAGCAGCCATTGCCTCTACCATATCTGAAAGCTCTGGCAAGAAGTCTCATCAATTGACCAAACTGTCAGAGTTAATCGTCGATATTTTGCGTACTCAGTTTATTGCAATTATGGGTAACGTCATGCTAGCGATACCCGTCGCGCTCATCATCTCTTTTGCGTGGTTGCAATATACAGGCGCGCCGATGATTGGGTCCGAAAAAGCAGGACACCTCCTTCATGACCTTGACCCGTTTCATTCACTAGCGCTCCCTCATGCTGCTATTGCTGGCGTGTATTTATTTTTGGCTGGTCTGATAGCTGGTTATTATGACAATTTGGCTGTTTATAACCATGTAGGTGCGCGTATTCAGCGCCACAGATTACTTAAAGCCATACTACCCGAGCCATGGCTTAAACGCTTAGGTGGGTTTGTAGAAGCCAACTTAGGCGCCATTATGGGCAACTTCTTATTCGGGGTATTCTTGGGTAGTACTGCCACTATTGGCTTTATATTTGGCTTACCAATTGATATTCGCCACATTGCATTTGCTTCAGCGAACTTGGCACATGGCCTATTTAACCTTTCTGCTGATCAAGTAAGCTGGAATGTTATTTTATTATCGATACTTGGCGTAGCGCTTATTGGTATGGTCAACCTTATTGTCAGTTTTTCGCTGGCACTGTTTGTTGCGTTACGCTCTAAAGAGGTTCGTTTCTTCGAATGGGGACGCCTCACAAAACTCATTTTTGGTCACATTATCAGTCATCCTTCTGACTTTTTTTGGCCACGTGACAAACCGATGAAGTACGCGCGTATTGATAGCCAAGGTCATATGATATTTGATGATAGTACCGCCGTACAAAAAGGTAGCAAGGCGATACCTAGTAACTATGTGGTACGACGATTGTCTGATGTCAGAGTCATTCCTAAGTCTCAGCAAGCTAGCTCGCAAGGTTCGCAGACGAATACAGACATACATTATGACAATCAACCCAAAGGCGACGCTGTACAGCCGCACACCTCGCCCACAAAAGTTGTCGATCTTGATGACGGCTTGGTAGATGAAGAATTGAACAGTTCACCTTATACTGATGATATTCAGTATGACAAAGCGACCAAAACGCTAAACACTTCTAACAGTGACAATCCTGAATTGACTGGTGATGAGGTAGAACCAACTAGTCTTGACAGTAAGGTGACAGGCGATGCCAAAACGCCATTGCCAAAACCTAAAAAACCACCAAAGTTGCCCAGTTAA